A region of Leifsonia xyli DNA encodes the following proteins:
- a CDS encoding bleomycin resistance protein, which produces MTIETTTHLNFRDGRAREALDFYAAAFGGTATTTTYGELGMPADAPDATRVIFGRVDSPAGLRLMAYDVPGANGPAASEATRRENGLTLTGQSFFVSVRGSSLDEVRDYWDRLADGATVVEPLAASAWSAGFGMLTDRFGVTWVLDVA; this is translated from the coding sequence ATGACCATCGAGACCACCACCCACCTCAACTTCCGCGACGGCCGCGCCCGCGAGGCTCTCGACTTCTACGCCGCTGCGTTCGGCGGCACCGCCACCACGACCACCTATGGCGAGCTCGGGATGCCCGCCGACGCTCCGGATGCGACCCGTGTCATCTTCGGCCGTGTCGACTCGCCCGCGGGACTGCGGCTCATGGCCTACGACGTTCCGGGAGCGAACGGCCCGGCCGCGAGCGAGGCCACCCGCCGCGAGAACGGCCTGACGCTCACGGGTCAGTCGTTCTTCGTCTCCGTCCGCGGGTCCAGTCTGGATGAGGTCCGCGACTACTGGGACCGCCTGGCCGACGGCGCTACCGTCGTCGAGCCGTTGGCGGCATCCGCCTGGTCGGCGGGTTTCGGGATGCTGACCGACCGCTTCGGGGTGACGTGGGTGCTCGACGTCGCATGA